In one Cloacibacillus porcorum genomic region, the following are encoded:
- a CDS encoding cob(I)yrinic acid a,c-diamide adenosyltransferase → MFSGEEQGKVQIYTGCGKGKSTAAFGLAMRAAGCGGRVFIIQFQKARRCGEHESAERLGINLAQCPQGRGSGPCTSPCPLLTAARDILKEGGADLLILDEIMAAMRHGCLSLTEALSLLETRPAKTELVMTGRGAPQELVERADLVTEMKKIKHYYDEGLPARRGIEF, encoded by the coding sequence ATGTTCAGTGGCGAAGAACAGGGCAAGGTACAGATATACACGGGCTGCGGCAAGGGCAAAAGCACCGCCGCCTTCGGGCTGGCGATGCGCGCCGCGGGCTGCGGCGGCAGGGTCTTCATCATCCAGTTCCAGAAGGCCCGGCGCTGCGGCGAGCACGAGAGCGCGGAAAGACTCGGCATCAACCTCGCCCAGTGCCCGCAGGGACGCGGCAGCGGCCCCTGCACCTCGCCCTGTCCGCTGCTTACGGCGGCGCGAGACATCCTCAAAGAGGGCGGCGCCGACCTACTGATCCTCGACGAGATAATGGCGGCGATGAGACACGGCTGCCTCTCCCTCACGGAGGCGCTCTCGCTGCTTGAGACGCGCCCCGCGAAGACGGAGCTCGTAATGACGGGACGCGGCGCTCCCCAAGAGCTGGTCGAACGCGCCGACCTCGTCACCGAAATGAAGAAGATAAAGCACTACTACGACGAGGGACTGCCCGCGCGGCGCGGGATAGAGTTTTAA
- a CDS encoding cobyric acid synthase, with amino-acid sequence MKNCTGIMIQGTSSDAGKSFITTALCRIFSDMGYAVCPFKSQNMSNNSCVTPDGLEMGRAQGVQAEAARVEPQTYMNPILLKPRKDTSSEIVLMGKVFDAPCDKNYYRSFTMGKGLETLREALAIIDEKYEVMVCEGAGSPAEVNLNAAEIVNMRVAQEADIPVLLVADVDRGGAIASVVGTLELLGEDRRRVKGIIFNKFRGDLSLFEDAVEFTEKKTGVKVVGVMPWLTDIVIEGEDIMSINWHRGETAESKDKLRVGVVKFPRVSNHTDIEAFRFEPDVEIIELASPAQVASLDAVVLPGTKSTVLDMKYLLDSGLAAEIRRFYQNGGTVYGLCGGYQMMGEEIDDRHLRDNDKIPAIEGLGLLPVVTTFGEEKTTIRRRGRTIHPYFKEAAAVDGYEIHFGETRPLREEPGFAPLFELDSRPDGLADGELRAGGSYLHNAFHNDLFRTVWLNRLRKKRGLPEREAVSTAAAKEAAYDALAAQAKKNLDLDYIIDIMHLKADAPARRADGENPRSTEAK; translated from the coding sequence ATGAAAAACTGCACAGGAATCATGATACAGGGAACATCCAGCGACGCGGGCAAAAGCTTCATCACCACCGCGCTCTGCCGCATATTCTCCGACATGGGATACGCCGTCTGCCCCTTCAAATCACAGAACATGTCCAATAACTCCTGCGTCACCCCCGACGGCCTCGAGATGGGACGCGCCCAGGGGGTGCAGGCCGAGGCGGCGCGCGTTGAGCCGCAGACATACATGAATCCGATACTGCTCAAGCCGCGCAAAGACACCTCCTCGGAGATCGTGCTGATGGGCAAAGTATTCGACGCCCCCTGCGATAAAAACTACTACCGCAGCTTCACCATGGGCAAGGGGCTGGAGACTCTGCGCGAGGCGCTCGCCATCATCGACGAAAAATACGAGGTGATGGTCTGCGAGGGCGCGGGAAGCCCCGCGGAGGTCAACCTCAACGCCGCGGAGATCGTCAACATGCGCGTCGCGCAGGAGGCCGACATCCCCGTGCTGCTCGTCGCGGACGTCGACCGCGGCGGCGCCATCGCCTCCGTCGTCGGCACCCTTGAGCTGCTCGGCGAGGACCGCCGCCGCGTAAAGGGGATCATCTTCAACAAATTCCGCGGCGACCTCTCGCTCTTCGAAGACGCGGTGGAATTCACCGAAAAAAAGACCGGCGTCAAAGTGGTCGGCGTCATGCCCTGGCTCACGGACATCGTCATTGAGGGCGAAGACATCATGAGCATCAACTGGCACCGCGGTGAAACGGCAGAAAGCAAAGACAAGCTCCGCGTCGGCGTCGTAAAATTCCCGCGCGTCTCCAACCATACGGACATCGAAGCCTTCCGCTTCGAACCGGACGTGGAGATAATCGAACTCGCCTCCCCCGCGCAGGTCGCCTCGCTCGACGCCGTCGTGCTGCCCGGAACCAAGAGCACCGTGCTCGACATGAAGTACCTGCTCGACTCCGGCCTCGCCGCCGAGATACGCCGCTTCTACCAAAACGGAGGCACCGTCTACGGGCTATGCGGCGGCTACCAGATGATGGGCGAAGAGATAGACGACCGCCATCTCCGCGACAACGATAAAATCCCCGCGATCGAGGGACTCGGCCTGCTGCCCGTCGTCACCACCTTCGGCGAGGAAAAGACCACCATCCGCCGCCGCGGACGTACGATACACCCATACTTCAAAGAGGCGGCGGCCGTCGACGGATACGAAATACACTTTGGAGAGACCCGCCCGCTGCGGGAAGAGCCGGGATTCGCGCCGCTGTTTGAGCTTGACAGCAGGCCCGACGGCCTCGCCGACGGCGAACTGCGCGCCGGCGGCAGCTACCTCCACAACGCCTTCCATAACGACCTCTTCCGCACCGTGTGGCTTAACCGCCTGCGCAAAAAACGCGGCCTGCCCGAGCGCGAAGCGGTCTCCACAGCGGCGGCCAAAGAGGCGGCCTACGACGCCCTCGCGGCGCAGGCGAAAAAAAATCTCGACCTCGACTACATCATTGATATCATGCACCTGAAGGCCGACGCGCCCGCCCGACGCGCCGACGGTGAAAATCCGCGATCCACGGAGGCAAAATAA